A stretch of Desulfobaccales bacterium DNA encodes these proteins:
- a CDS encoding alpha-amylase family glycosyl hydrolase: protein MPPTLIYNLFPLLVGPINRWHPHLERIAGMGFTWIYLNPIHTPGLSGSLYAVKDYFGINPRFWPEDGSDPMEALRDFLAAARERGLRVMLDLVINHTAIDAPLVAQHPEWYAKNPDGSIKNPGCIDPADATRVTIWGDLAELAYWPVPDPEGLLHFWDQVVSFYLRLGFAGFRADAAYKIPGWFWQRLITEAKSLEPEVQFFAETLGCRLEECTQLAEAGFDFLYNSSKWWDFQAEWCLEQYELFRRVAPSVSFPETHDTPRLSAESGGNPAVAKQRYLFAAYFSTGLMMPVGYEFGFKKHLHVVHTRPEDWEEPTYDLTEFIAATHALKAGCPVLLTEGPQVRLNSAGEVPVLLLKSQDEGAGRVLAVINPGAEAAEVPAFPAAAGGSPGEWRELTPERAPVPWPAAGPLTLAPYEVRLFYHPALPPLTPPEVNP, encoded by the coding sequence ATGCCCCCGACTTTGATTTACAATCTCTTTCCGCTGCTGGTAGGCCCCATCAACCGCTGGCACCCACACCTGGAGCGCATTGCCGGCATGGGCTTCACCTGGATCTACCTCAACCCCATCCATACCCCTGGCCTCTCCGGCAGCCTGTATGCGGTGAAGGACTACTTCGGCATCAACCCCCGCTTCTGGCCTGAGGACGGTTCCGACCCCATGGAGGCCCTGCGGGATTTTCTGGCCGCCGCCCGGGAGCGGGGCCTCCGGGTAATGCTGGATTTGGTCATCAATCACACCGCCATTGATGCGCCCTTGGTGGCGCAGCACCCGGAGTGGTATGCCAAAAACCCTGACGGCAGCATCAAGAATCCGGGGTGCATTGACCCGGCGGATGCCACCCGGGTGACCATCTGGGGGGACCTGGCGGAGCTGGCCTACTGGCCGGTCCCCGACCCCGAGGGGCTCCTCCACTTCTGGGATCAGGTGGTCTCCTTCTATCTGCGCCTGGGTTTTGCAGGCTTCCGGGCCGATGCGGCTTACAAGATCCCGGGCTGGTTCTGGCAGCGCCTGATTACCGAGGCCAAAAGCCTGGAGCCCGAAGTGCAGTTTTTCGCCGAGACCCTGGGCTGCCGGCTCGAGGAGTGCACCCAACTGGCGGAGGCGGGCTTTGATTTCCTCTACAACAGCTCCAAATGGTGGGATTTTCAGGCGGAATGGTGCCTGGAGCAGTACGAGCTCTTCCGCCGCGTGGCCCCGTCGGTGAGCTTCCCCGAGACCCACGACACCCCCCGGCTCAGCGCCGAAAGCGGCGGCAACCCGGCGGTGGCCAAACAGCGTTATCTCTTCGCCGCCTACTTCTCCACCGGCCTGATGATGCCGGTGGGGTATGAGTTCGGCTTCAAGAAGCATCTGCACGTGGTGCACACCCGCCCCGAGGACTGGGAGGAGCCCACCTATGATCTCACGGAGTTCATCGCCGCCACCCACGCCCTGAAGGCGGGCTGCCCGGTGCTCCTGACGGAAGGGCCGCAAGTCCGCCTCAACTCCGCAGGCGAGGTGCCGGTGCTGCTCCTGAAGAGTCAGGATGAGGGGGCAGGCAGGGTGCTGGCGGTCATCAACCCCGGGGCAGAGGCTGCGGAAGTGCCGGCCTTCCCCGCGGCAGCGGGGGGAAGCCCCGGCGAGTGGCGGGAGCTCACCCCGGAGCGGGCCCCGGTTCCCTGGCCGGCCGCGGGCCCCCTGACCCTGGCGCCCTATGAGGTGCGGCTCTTTTACCACCCGGCGCTGCCGCCGCTTACGCCTCCGGAGGTGAACCCATGA
- a CDS encoding UbiX family flavin prenyltransferase, whose protein sequence is MNRYIIGITGASGMLYARELLGYFQGRPDLEAHVVASEAGVQVLRHELGLSLRELAGPRAVLHDPGDFFAPIASGSFVVRAMVVIPCTMGSLAAIAHGTARHLVHRAAEVTLKEGRPLVLAVRETPLSRVHLRNLLLAAEAGAAIFPAMPAFYHHPRTLTDLAQSFVGRILDYLGLEHQLTKRWGESEAGGGGG, encoded by the coding sequence ATGAACCGCTACATCATCGGCATCACCGGGGCCAGCGGCATGCTCTATGCCCGGGAGCTGCTGGGTTATTTCCAAGGCCGCCCGGACCTGGAGGCCCATGTGGTGGCCTCGGAGGCCGGGGTGCAGGTGCTGCGTCATGAGCTGGGGCTGAGCCTCCGGGAGCTGGCCGGGCCCCGGGCGGTGCTGCACGACCCCGGGGATTTCTTTGCGCCCATCGCCAGCGGCTCTTTTGTGGTGCGGGCCATGGTGGTCATCCCCTGCACCATGGGGTCGCTGGCGGCCATTGCCCACGGCACCGCCCGCCACCTGGTGCACCGGGCGGCGGAGGTCACCCTCAAAGAGGGCCGCCCCCTGGTGCTGGCGGTGCGGGAGACCCCTCTGAGCCGGGTGCATTTGCGCAATCTGCTTCTGGCGGCGGAGGCGGGCGCGGCCATCTTCCCGGCCATGCCCGCTTTCTACCATCACCCCCGCACCCTGACGGACCTGGCCCAAAGCTTCGTGGGCCGCATCCTGGATTACCTGGGGCTGGAGCACCAGCTGACCAAGAGATGGGGGGAATCAGAGGCAGGTGGGGGAGGGGGCTAA
- the murC gene encoding UDP-N-acetylmuramate--L-alanine ligase: protein MAESPRHIHLLGICGTGMAALAGILKEQGYIVTGSDEHVYPPMSTFLSGLGLTIQEGYRPENLKPPPDLVVVGNVIRRENPEAQAVLAQGLPHLSLPEALNRFLVNGRKSLVVAGTHGKTTTTALLAWLLFAAGLDPGFMVGGISRNFASNYRVGAGPYVVLEGDEYDTAFFDKRPKLVHFQPHLAILTSVEFDHADIYPDLGAVMQAFQGWVAGLALEATLLAWGDAPLVREVAGNSAARPVFYGFGADNAWRAAEVRPVSGGMAFRVIRAGKEVGEFTAPLLGRHNVLNCLAALAALTELGVSPEVLKEGLAGFQGVKRRQEVACHCRGITVLDDFAHHPTAVAATLEAVRQGFPGRRLVAAFEPRTNTSRRRVFQADYARAFAPAEVILVREPPDLWKVPEGERFSSEQLAADLRAGGKEARYFPDTDALLAGLLETLRPGDVVLVMSNGDFDHLIPRLCAALEEGEA, encoded by the coding sequence ATGGCAGAGTCTCCCCGGCACATCCACCTCCTGGGCATCTGCGGCACCGGCATGGCGGCCCTGGCAGGCATCCTGAAAGAGCAGGGCTACATCGTTACCGGCTCCGATGAACACGTCTATCCCCCCATGAGCACCTTCCTCAGCGGCCTGGGCCTCACCATCCAGGAGGGCTACCGGCCGGAGAACTTAAAGCCGCCTCCGGACCTGGTGGTGGTGGGGAACGTCATCCGCCGGGAGAACCCCGAGGCTCAGGCGGTGTTGGCCCAGGGGCTGCCGCACCTGTCGCTGCCTGAGGCCCTCAACCGCTTTCTGGTGAACGGCCGCAAAAGCCTGGTGGTGGCCGGCACCCACGGCAAGACCACCACCACCGCGCTGTTGGCCTGGCTCCTTTTTGCCGCGGGCCTGGACCCCGGGTTCATGGTGGGGGGCATCAGCCGCAATTTCGCCAGCAATTACCGGGTGGGCGCCGGCCCCTATGTGGTGCTGGAGGGGGACGAGTACGACACCGCCTTCTTTGACAAACGCCCCAAGCTGGTGCACTTTCAGCCGCATCTGGCCATCCTCACCAGCGTGGAGTTCGACCATGCCGACATCTACCCGGACCTGGGGGCGGTGATGCAGGCCTTCCAGGGCTGGGTGGCCGGCCTGGCTCTGGAGGCCACCCTCTTGGCCTGGGGGGATGCCCCTTTGGTGCGGGAGGTGGCGGGCAACTCCGCCGCCCGGCCAGTCTTTTATGGCTTCGGGGCAGACAATGCCTGGCGGGCGGCAGAGGTGCGGCCGGTCTCCGGGGGCATGGCCTTCCGGGTCATCCGGGCCGGGAAAGAGGTGGGCGAGTTTACCGCGCCCTTGCTGGGCCGGCACAATGTGCTCAACTGCCTGGCGGCGCTGGCGGCCCTGACGGAGCTGGGCGTAAGCCCGGAAGTGCTCAAGGAGGGGCTGGCCGGCTTCCAGGGAGTGAAAAGGCGCCAGGAGGTGGCCTGCCACTGCCGGGGAATCACGGTCCTGGATGATTTTGCCCATCACCCCACGGCGGTGGCCGCCACCCTGGAGGCGGTGCGCCAGGGCTTTCCCGGGCGCCGGCTGGTGGCTGCCTTTGAGCCCCGCACCAACACCAGCCGCCGCCGGGTCTTCCAGGCCGATTATGCCCGGGCCTTTGCCCCGGCCGAGGTGATCCTTGTCCGGGAGCCTCCCGATCTCTGGAAGGTGCCGGAGGGGGAGCGCTTCTCCTCAGAGCAGCTGGCGGCGGACCTCCGGGCCGGGGGTAAGGAGGCAAGGTATTTCCCCGACACCGACGCCCTGCTGGCCGGGCTGCTGGAGACGCTCAGGCCCGGGGATGTGGTCCTGGTGATGTCCAACGGCGATTTTGACCACCTAATACCCCGGCTGTGCGCCGCCCTGGAGGAGGGAGAGGCTTAG
- the ispF gene encoding 2-C-methyl-D-erythritol 2,4-cyclodiphosphate synthase, with product MRVGFGYDAHRFTSGRPLILGGVEIPYHQGLAGHSDADVLAHALGDALLGAAGLGDLGRHFPDTDPAYRGISSLVLLGRIRELVAQAGYEPVNLDATVVAQRPKLAPFIPEMQRRLGQAVGLPPHLVNVKATTTEGMGFAGREEGIAAYAVALVRPISIQEEGG from the coding sequence ATGCGGGTGGGATTCGGCTACGACGCCCATCGCTTCACCTCCGGGCGGCCCCTCATTCTGGGCGGGGTGGAGATCCCATACCATCAGGGCCTGGCGGGGCACTCGGACGCCGACGTCCTGGCCCACGCTCTGGGGGACGCGCTTTTGGGGGCCGCCGGCCTGGGAGACCTGGGCCGCCACTTCCCGGACACCGATCCCGCCTACCGGGGCATCTCCAGCCTGGTGCTGCTTGGCCGCATCCGGGAGCTTGTGGCCCAGGCGGGTTATGAGCCGGTGAATCTGGATGCCACGGTGGTGGCCCAACGGCCGAAGCTGGCGCCCTTCATCCCGGAGATGCAGCGCCGGCTGGGACAGGCCGTGGGGTTGCCGCCGCACCTGGTGAACGTCAAGGCCACCACCACCGAGGGCATGGGGTTTGCCGGCCGGGAGGAGGGCATCGCCGCCTATGCCGTGGCCCTGGTGCGGCCCATCTCCATCCAGGAGGAGGGCGGATGA
- a CDS encoding menaquinone biosynthesis decarboxylase encodes MGYRSLNHFIEVLEAKGELKRITEPVSPYLEITEITDRVCKRGGPALLFENVPGYDMPVLMNAFGSMRRMCLALEVESLEDIAKEILTFLEAEAPDTLIKKLKLLPKLARLANIFPRTVSRAPCQEVVFQGEEVDLSKIPVLTCWPGDGGPFITLPVVITHHPETGKRNVGMYRLQVFDKNTTGMHWHRHKGGAQHYRVAEQRGERLPVAVAIGPDPAVTYAATAPLPEDLDEIIFAGFLRQGPVEMVSCLTIPLQVPASSQIVLEGYVEPGERRVEGPFGDHTGYYSLPDEYPVFHVQAVTMRRRPIYPATIVGRPPMEDCFMAKATERIFLPLIQKTLPEIVDMNLPVEGVFHNLACISIDKRYPGHARKVMHALWGLGQMMFTKIILIFDKEVDVQDMSQVLWRLGNNVDPRRDVVFVDGPVDALDHASPLPHYGSKMGIDCTRKWPEEGFTREWPAVIEMSPEIRKKVDDLWPHLGLE; translated from the coding sequence ATGGGCTATCGTAGCCTCAACCATTTCATCGAAGTCCTGGAAGCAAAGGGCGAGCTCAAACGCATCACCGAGCCGGTGAGCCCGTATCTGGAGATCACTGAAATCACCGACCGGGTCTGCAAACGGGGCGGCCCCGCCCTGCTCTTTGAGAATGTCCCCGGCTATGACATGCCGGTGTTGATGAACGCCTTCGGGTCCATGCGCCGCATGTGCCTGGCCCTGGAGGTGGAGAGCCTGGAGGACATCGCCAAAGAGATCCTCACCTTTCTGGAGGCGGAGGCCCCGGACACCCTCATCAAGAAGCTGAAGCTCCTTCCCAAGCTGGCCCGCCTGGCCAACATCTTCCCCAGGACCGTCTCCCGGGCCCCCTGCCAGGAGGTGGTTTTCCAAGGAGAGGAGGTGGACTTAAGCAAAATCCCCGTCCTCACTTGCTGGCCGGGGGATGGCGGCCCCTTCATCACCCTGCCGGTGGTCATCACCCACCACCCGGAGACCGGCAAACGCAACGTGGGTATGTATCGCCTGCAGGTCTTTGACAAAAACACCACCGGCATGCACTGGCACCGGCACAAAGGGGGAGCGCAGCACTACCGGGTGGCAGAGCAGAGAGGGGAGCGCCTCCCGGTGGCGGTGGCCATCGGGCCGGACCCGGCCGTCACTTACGCCGCCACCGCGCCCTTGCCCGAGGATCTGGACGAGATCATCTTCGCCGGGTTTTTGCGCCAGGGGCCGGTGGAGATGGTCTCTTGCCTCACCATTCCCCTGCAGGTGCCGGCCAGCTCCCAGATCGTCCTCGAAGGCTACGTCGAGCCCGGCGAGCGCCGGGTGGAGGGCCCCTTCGGCGACCACACCGGCTACTATTCCCTCCCGGATGAGTACCCGGTCTTCCACGTGCAGGCGGTGACCATGCGGCGCCGGCCCATCTACCCCGCCACCATCGTGGGGCGGCCGCCCATGGAGGACTGCTTCATGGCCAAGGCCACGGAGCGCATCTTCCTGCCCCTCATCCAAAAGACCCTGCCGGAGATTGTCGACATGAACCTGCCGGTGGAGGGGGTGTTCCACAACCTGGCCTGCATCAGCATCGACAAGCGCTACCCCGGCCACGCCCGCAAGGTGATGCACGCCCTGTGGGGCCTGGGACAGATGATGTTCACCAAGATCATCCTCATCTTCGACAAGGAGGTGGACGTCCAGGACATGAGCCAGGTGCTGTGGCGCCTGGGAAACAATGTGGACCCCCGCCGGGATGTGGTCTTCGTGGACGGACCGGTGGACGCCCTGGACCACGCCTCGCCGCTCCCCCACTACGGCTCCAAGATGGGGATCGACTGCACCCGCAAGTGGCCGGAGGAGGGCTTCACCCGGGAATGGCCGGCAGTCATCGAAATGAGCCCGGAAATACGAAAGAAGGTGGACGACCTCTGGCCCCACCTGGGGCTGGAGTGA
- a CDS encoding D-alanine--D-alanine ligase produces the protein MAKLRLALIAGGKSAEREVSLKSGEQVFQALDKDKYDIRRYDPKDDLERLVREAPELDVALIIMHGRGGEDGTLQGLLDLLDVPYQGSGVLGSALGMNKELSKILYCQAGLAVPPALFFHREEAPSAADIIAELGLPLVVKPVNEGSSIGVSKVASQAELAAALDKAFAYDRRVLVEKFIPGREITGAVLGNDHPIGLPLVEIIPGENYAFFDYDAKYQPGASKEICPAPLDEELTRRGQVCAVAAHKALQCRGYSRTDMILADGVFYVLETNTIPGMTATSLFPQAAQAYGLSFSQLLDRLVELALEGRRK, from the coding sequence ATGGCAAAGCTCAGGCTCGCCCTGATTGCCGGAGGGAAATCCGCCGAGCGGGAGGTCTCCCTGAAAAGCGGCGAGCAGGTCTTCCAGGCCCTGGACAAAGACAAATACGACATCCGGCGCTATGACCCCAAAGATGACCTGGAACGCCTGGTCCGGGAGGCCCCGGAGCTGGATGTGGCCCTCATCATCATGCACGGTCGGGGGGGCGAGGACGGCACCCTCCAGGGGCTGCTGGACCTCCTGGACGTCCCCTACCAGGGCTCCGGGGTTCTGGGGAGCGCCTTGGGCATGAACAAGGAGCTGAGCAAGATCCTCTACTGCCAGGCGGGGCTGGCGGTGCCTCCGGCCCTGTTTTTCCACCGGGAGGAGGCTCCCTCTGCCGCCGACATCATCGCCGAACTGGGCCTGCCGCTGGTGGTGAAGCCGGTGAACGAGGGCTCCAGCATCGGGGTGAGCAAGGTCGCGAGCCAGGCGGAGTTGGCGGCTGCCCTGGACAAGGCCTTTGCCTACGACCGGCGGGTGCTGGTGGAGAAGTTCATCCCCGGCCGGGAGATCACCGGCGCGGTCCTGGGAAACGACCATCCCATCGGCCTTCCCCTGGTGGAGATCATTCCCGGGGAAAATTACGCCTTTTTCGATTACGACGCCAAATACCAGCCCGGGGCCTCCAAAGAAATCTGCCCGGCCCCCCTGGACGAGGAGCTCACCCGCCGGGGTCAGGTCTGCGCGGTGGCGGCGCACAAAGCCCTCCAGTGCCGGGGCTACAGCCGCACCGACATGATTCTGGCGGACGGCGTCTTTTATGTCCTGGAGACCAACACCATCCCGGGCATGACCGCCACCAGCCTCTTTCCCCAGGCAGCCCAGGCCTATGGCCTCAGCTTTTCCCAGCTTCTGGACCGCCTGGTGGAGCTGGCCCTGGAGGGGCGCCGGAAATAG
- the ispD gene encoding 2-C-methyl-D-erythritol 4-phosphate cytidylyltransferase, with the protein MKAAAIIAAAGVGTRMQSATPKPYLTLAGKPILAHTLAVFEAVPEVREITLVVHPRELENCQERVIDPYGFKKVLRLVPGGKERQDSVYQGLKALMAAGEGELVLVHDGVRPLVRPEDIRRVLKAARRHGAAVLGWPAQDTLKRVNAQGEVLETLDRRQIWQIQTPQAFRTELLWRAFVAAYDRGFYATDEAALVEALPHPVRVVQGAPFNLKITTPADLVVAEALLARAGEGQ; encoded by the coding sequence ATGAAGGCCGCCGCCATCATCGCCGCCGCCGGGGTGGGCACCCGCATGCAGAGCGCCACTCCCAAGCCCTATCTGACCTTGGCCGGCAAACCCATCCTGGCCCACACCCTGGCGGTCTTTGAGGCGGTGCCCGAGGTGCGGGAGATTACCCTGGTGGTGCATCCCCGGGAGCTGGAGAACTGTCAGGAGCGGGTCATTGACCCTTACGGCTTTAAAAAAGTCCTGCGTCTGGTGCCCGGGGGCAAGGAGCGCCAGGACAGTGTCTATCAGGGACTTAAGGCCTTGATGGCCGCCGGCGAGGGAGAGCTCGTGCTGGTGCATGACGGTGTCAGGCCCCTGGTGCGGCCGGAGGACATCCGCCGGGTGCTCAAGGCCGCCCGGCGGCACGGCGCCGCAGTCCTGGGCTGGCCGGCCCAGGACACCCTCAAGCGGGTCAATGCCCAGGGAGAGGTGCTGGAAACCCTGGACCGCCGCCAGATCTGGCAGATCCAGACCCCCCAGGCCTTCCGGACGGAGCTTTTATGGCGGGCTTTTGTCGCCGCCTATGACCGGGGGTTCTATGCCACCGATGAGGCCGCCTTGGTGGAGGCCCTGCCTCATCCGGTGCGGGTGGTCCAGGGGGCGCCCTTCAACCTGAAGATCACCACTCCCGCGGACCTGGTGGTGGCGGAGGCCCTGCTGGCCCGTGCCGGGGAGGGGCAGTGA
- a CDS encoding menaquinone biosynthesis protein: MSGGLRLGRIRYINVLPIYFALEMGYLENGLAVVSGTPAELNARLAAGEVDVSAVSSVEYARNFRQYYLVPDLSISTEGDVGSVLLFSRVPFHRLTGREVRLSEASATSAALTRILLYELYGARPFYRSAPVTTELPDGVYALLAIGDEALKLKASGRYPYFLDLGRAWHELTGLPFVFGLWAVRRQVAQTAPEKVRELVHFLLQSKALGLAHLPEICRLAANRVEMSPAELQDYFRRLNYDLGPRQQEGLMAFYRYLHRLGHLTEMPELLFV; encoded by the coding sequence ATGAGTGGGGGCCTGCGTTTGGGGCGCATCCGCTATATCAACGTCCTGCCCATCTATTTTGCCCTGGAGATGGGCTATCTGGAAAACGGCCTGGCGGTGGTCTCCGGCACCCCGGCGGAACTCAACGCCCGGCTGGCCGCCGGGGAGGTGGACGTGAGCGCCGTCTCCTCGGTGGAATACGCCCGCAATTTCCGGCAGTATTACCTGGTGCCGGACCTGTCCATCAGCACTGAGGGGGATGTGGGAAGCGTGCTCCTCTTCAGCCGGGTGCCCTTCCACCGCCTTACTGGCCGGGAGGTGCGCCTGAGCGAGGCCTCCGCCACCTCCGCCGCCCTCACCCGCATCCTCCTGTATGAACTGTATGGCGCCCGCCCGTTTTACCGCAGCGCGCCGGTGACCACGGAGTTGCCGGACGGCGTCTACGCTCTCCTGGCCATCGGCGATGAGGCCCTGAAACTCAAGGCCAGCGGCCGTTACCCCTATTTCCTCGACCTGGGCCGGGCCTGGCACGAGCTCACCGGCCTCCCCTTTGTCTTCGGGCTCTGGGCGGTGCGCCGCCAGGTGGCCCAGACCGCGCCGGAGAAAGTCCGGGAGCTGGTGCACTTCCTTTTGCAGAGCAAGGCCCTGGGGCTGGCGCACCTCCCGGAGATCTGCCGCCTGGCCGCCAACCGGGTGGAGATGAGCCCGGCGGAGCTGCAGGACTATTTCCGGCGCCTGAACTATGATTTGGGGCCCCGCCAGCAGGAGGGCCTGATGGCCTTCTACCGCTACCTTCACCGCCTGGGGCACCTGACAGAGATGCCGGAATTGCTTTTTGTATGA
- a CDS encoding serine hydrolase domain-containing protein, whose amino-acid sequence MAAGEATAPAWREVAELLAAGVGEVYTAAAAVVGEGGVVRWQGVAGRLSRDPHSPPATLEAVFDLASLTKPLATALAVLLLTQEERVSLEEPLRRWFSGRWLPPDKGELTLMQLLTHRAGLPAWRPLFQDLLEAPPSARPGLLPRLAAAVPLEHPPDTVTLYSDLGFMMLQGVVEEVAGRPLDGFCREKIYEPLGLRRLGFNPRRWPGGDALPYAATEPGLISGRPAAGEVHDENAWAAGGVAGHSGLFGTAGEVFSLVSALWRAWQGEEGSPFQPAGVRHFLSRPLGAERALGFDCPPAPPELGAAGHYFSPASVGHLGFTGTSFWLEPETGRVVVLLTNRVHLGREDKEKIQAFRPRFHDAACWALGCA is encoded by the coding sequence GTGGCAGCAGGAGAGGCGACGGCCCCGGCCTGGCGGGAGGTGGCGGAGCTTCTCGCCGCCGGGGTGGGGGAGGTCTATACCGCCGCCGCGGCGGTGGTGGGGGAGGGAGGGGTGGTGCGCTGGCAGGGGGTCGCCGGGCGCCTGAGTCGCGATCCCCACTCGCCTCCGGCCACTTTGGAGGCCGTCTTTGATCTGGCCTCCCTCACCAAGCCCCTGGCCACCGCCTTGGCGGTCCTACTACTTACGCAGGAAGAAAGAGTCAGCCTGGAGGAGCCCCTGCGGCGCTGGTTTTCCGGGCGCTGGCTGCCGCCGGACAAGGGGGAGCTGACCCTGATGCAGCTTCTCACCCACCGGGCCGGGCTGCCGGCCTGGCGGCCGCTCTTTCAGGACCTTTTGGAGGCGCCGCCCTCGGCGCGCCCCGGCCTTCTGCCCCGGCTGGCGGCGGCGGTGCCCCTGGAGCACCCTCCGGACACCGTCACCCTTTATAGCGACCTGGGCTTCATGATGCTCCAGGGAGTGGTGGAGGAGGTGGCGGGCAGGCCCCTGGACGGGTTTTGTCGGGAAAAGATATATGAGCCCCTGGGGCTGCGGCGTCTGGGCTTCAATCCCCGGCGGTGGCCTGGGGGCGATGCCCTCCCCTACGCCGCCACCGAGCCGGGGCTCATCTCCGGGCGGCCGGCGGCAGGTGAGGTGCACGACGAAAACGCCTGGGCCGCGGGCGGGGTGGCCGGCCATTCCGGGCTTTTCGGCACCGCTGGCGAGGTCTTCTCCCTGGTGAGTGCCCTGTGGCGGGCCTGGCAGGGAGAGGAGGGAAGTCCTTTCCAGCCGGCTGGGGTGCGCCATTTCCTGAGCCGGCCTCTGGGGGCGGAGCGGGCTTTGGGCTTTGACTGTCCGCCCGCGCCTCCGGAGTTGGGCGCCGCCGGCCACTATTTCTCCCCGGCCAGCGTGGGGCACCTGGGCTTCACCGGCACCTCTTTCTGGCTGGAGCCGGAGACCGGCCGGGTGGTGGTGCTCCTCACCAACCGGGTGCACCTGGGGCGGGAGGACAAGGAAAAGATCCAGGCCTTCCGGCCCCGCTTCCACGACGCCGCCTGCTGGGCCCTGGGCTGTGCCTGA
- a CDS encoding HD domain-containing protein: protein MRRADPLCGSSPWESPDPSIRLPSFSECLALMEEFGMLPHIREHCFMVQAVAWELGQALTDAGLPLSLPLIVAGALLHDLGKTPCLATGEDHARFGADILAARGYAEVAQVVAQHVHLEEHPTTDRPLSEAAVVNYADKRVLHTRVVLLSERFADLKRRYGRTPEHVARISYYEERSRLLEARLFAPLTLRPDDLLSLNHRRMPWQSSGSP, encoded by the coding sequence ATGAGGAGAGCAGACCCGCTGTGCGGCTCGTCCCCCTGGGAGTCACCGGACCCCTCCATCCGGCTGCCCTCCTTCAGCGAGTGCCTGGCCCTGATGGAGGAGTTCGGCATGCTCCCCCACATCCGGGAGCACTGCTTCATGGTGCAGGCGGTGGCCTGGGAGCTGGGGCAGGCGCTCACCGATGCCGGGCTGCCACTTTCTCTCCCCCTCATCGTGGCCGGGGCGCTCCTCCATGACCTGGGAAAGACCCCCTGCCTGGCCACCGGCGAGGACCATGCCCGCTTCGGCGCCGATATTTTGGCGGCCCGGGGGTATGCGGAGGTGGCCCAGGTGGTGGCCCAGCACGTGCACCTGGAAGAGCATCCCACGACCGACCGGCCGCTGAGCGAGGCCGCGGTGGTGAACTATGCCGACAAGCGGGTGCTCCACACCCGGGTGGTGCTCTTGTCCGAGCGCTTTGCCGACCTGAAGCGCCGCTACGGCCGCACCCCGGAGCATGTGGCCCGCATCTCTTACTATGAAGAGCGCAGCCGCCTCTTGGAGGCCCGGCTGTTTGCCCCCCTCACTCTCAGGCCCGATGATCTTCTCAGCCTCAATCACAGGAGGATGCCATGGCAAAGCTCAGGCTCGCCCTGA
- a CDS encoding UbiA-like polyprenyltransferase, producing the protein MRRLWILLEMIKIQHTVFALPFAFMGALMGARGLPSGRQAFFILLAMVGARSAAMAFNRLADHEFDARNPRTRDRALPAGLISRRAAWLFTLASAALFIFAAGQLNRLCLWLSFPALGVILFYSYTKRFTAYSHLFLGAALGLAPVAGWLAVTGSLALTPLVLGVSVTFWVAGFDVLYALQDEDFDRQVGLYSLPVKVGRVRAMRLAQVFHALAALGFVATGLLAGLGRLYLAAALLAGAFLLWEHRLLSPHDLSRLHHAFFTLNGLVGLILCGATFFSLWP; encoded by the coding sequence ATGCGGCGGTTGTGGATTCTTTTGGAGATGATCAAGATTCAGCACACAGTCTTTGCGCTCCCTTTTGCCTTCATGGGGGCGCTCATGGGTGCCCGAGGGCTCCCCAGCGGCCGTCAGGCTTTCTTCATTCTTCTGGCCATGGTGGGGGCAAGAAGCGCCGCCATGGCCTTCAACCGGCTGGCGGACCATGAATTTGACGCCCGCAACCCCCGCACCCGGGACCGGGCGCTGCCTGCCGGGCTCATCAGTCGCCGGGCCGCCTGGCTTTTCACCCTGGCCAGCGCCGCCCTGTTCATCTTCGCCGCCGGGCAGCTGAACCGCCTGTGTCTGTGGCTCTCTTTCCCGGCCTTGGGGGTGATTCTGTTTTACTCTTATACCAAGCGTTTCACCGCCTATTCCCACCTCTTCCTCGGTGCGGCCCTGGGCTTGGCGCCGGTGGCGGGCTGGCTGGCGGTCACCGGCAGCCTGGCCCTGACGCCCCTGGTTTTGGGAGTGTCCGTGACCTTCTGGGTGGCGGGCTTTGATGTGCTCTATGCCCTGCAGGACGAGGACTTCGACCGCCAGGTGGGGCTTTACTCCTTGCCGGTGAAGGTGGGACGGGTCCGGGCCATGCGCTTGGCCCAGGTTTTTCATGCGCTGGCCGCCTTGGGCTTTGTGGCCACCGGGTTGCTTGCGGGGCTGGGGCGGCTGTACCTGGCCGCCGCCCTGCTGGCCGGGGCCTTTCTTCTCTGGGAGCATCGGTTGCTTTCGCCCCACGACCTCTCCCGCTTGCACCACGCCTTTTTCACCTTGAACGGTCTGGTGGGGCTAATACTCTGCGGCGCCACTTTCTTCAGCCTGTGGCCGTGA